From the Oleiharenicola lentus genome, one window contains:
- a CDS encoding SGNH/GDSL hydrolase family protein, whose amino-acid sequence MSRKSEPSHPSAESGRRASAATKAIIVLLTLVIGLGGMVAWLWTRRATPVALFPGATQVDNLIRKKFPETDFARVYPGMSADDIDRLQRESLGIRYVYAPFVEFAPKPVAGRFVNVNAAGYREGRAPAPWPPVREDFTVFVFGGSTTFGFGLPDGQTLVSALEAELARRWPQRTVRCYNFGRGYYFSAQERALFESLLAQGVAPDLAVFVDGLNDFIYHDGVPELTEEIATLVAPDLPPPARVEPADDAQRGAAVDRMIAAYARHVKLTEALGRAAGVPVIFVGQPVPFLDFPMSEANYPFKSTFAEHRLASWGYGRFKEAARLGRFGDRFVWCGNAFARAETVMYADSIHYSAAGAELLARTLVERAAQVELWP is encoded by the coding sequence ATGAGCCGAAAGTCCGAACCATCCCACCCCTCCGCTGAAAGCGGCCGGCGGGCCAGTGCGGCGACGAAGGCGATCATCGTGCTGCTGACGCTGGTGATCGGGCTGGGCGGAATGGTGGCGTGGTTATGGACGCGCCGGGCGACGCCGGTGGCGCTCTTTCCCGGAGCGACGCAAGTGGACAACCTGATCCGGAAGAAATTCCCCGAGACGGATTTCGCCCGGGTTTATCCCGGGATGAGTGCGGACGACATCGACCGGCTCCAGCGCGAGAGCTTGGGAATCCGTTACGTGTATGCACCGTTCGTCGAGTTTGCGCCGAAGCCGGTAGCGGGGCGCTTCGTGAACGTGAACGCGGCCGGCTACCGCGAAGGCCGTGCGCCGGCGCCGTGGCCCCCGGTGCGGGAGGACTTCACGGTGTTCGTCTTCGGCGGTTCGACGACCTTCGGCTTCGGCCTGCCGGACGGGCAGACGCTGGTGAGCGCGCTGGAGGCGGAACTGGCGCGGCGCTGGCCGCAACGCACGGTGCGCTGCTACAATTTTGGACGCGGCTACTATTTTTCCGCGCAGGAACGGGCGCTGTTCGAGTCGCTGTTGGCGCAGGGCGTCGCGCCGGATCTCGCCGTGTTCGTGGACGGGTTGAACGACTTCATCTACCACGACGGCGTGCCCGAGTTGACGGAGGAAATCGCCACGCTGGTCGCGCCGGATCTGCCTCCGCCCGCGCGGGTCGAGCCGGCGGACGATGCGCAGCGCGGTGCGGCGGTGGACCGGATGATCGCCGCCTACGCGCGGCATGTGAAACTCACCGAGGCGCTGGGGCGGGCGGCGGGCGTGCCGGTGATCTTCGTGGGGCAGCCGGTGCCGTTCCTGGACTTTCCGATGAGCGAGGCGAACTACCCGTTCAAGAGCACCTTTGCCGAGCACCGGCTGGCGAGCTGGGGCTACGGCCGTTTCAAGGAGGCCGCGCGCCTCGGCCGCTTCGGCGACCGCTTCGTGTGGTGCGGCAACGCCTTTGCCCGGGCGGAGACGGTCATGTATGCCGACAGCATCCACTACAGCGCGGCGGGGGCGGAGCTGCTGGCCCGCACCCTCGTCGAACGGGCCGCGCAGGTGGAGCTTTGGCCGTAG